The Carassius carassius chromosome 31, fCarCar2.1, whole genome shotgun sequence genome includes a region encoding these proteins:
- the LOC132112060 gene encoding C-signal-like, with amino-acid sequence MAAVALVQGASRGLGFEFCRYLLLNKSQAAVIATCRNPEASQHLTALSAQHADRMTVLKLDVSREDDIKRTAERVKAAFGKVDLIINSSAMLHPSGKGETSLRDVSAQAIISTLTTNTVGPLVMAKYFAPLLQKGSGAFGQQFPEKEKQHSGIIVNMTARVGSIGDNAFGGWYSYRMSKAALNMATRNLSIELGRGRSKIVCVSLHPGTVNTDLSRPYHRNVPKDKLFSTEYSVQCLMKIIDTLNIDKTGKAYAWDNTEIPW; translated from the exons ATGGCTGCTGTGGCGCTCGTGCAAGGTGCGAGCAGAGGTCTGGGCTTTGAGTTCTGCAGATATCTACTATTAAACAAATCTCAGGCAGCTGTGATCGCAACATGCAGAAATCCGGAGGCCTCGCAACATCTGACAGCCCTGAGCGCGCAGCACGCGGACAGGATGACTGTACTGAAACTGGATGTCAGCAGGGAAGATGACATCAAGAGAACTGCTGAGAGAGTCAAAGCTGCCTTTGGGAAAGTGGATTTGATCATTAATTCTTCAGCTATGCTTCATCCCTCCGGTAAAGGAGAAACAAGTTTACGAGACGTGTCCGCTCAG GCAATAATTTCCACTTTGACCACTAATACAGTGGGTCCACTGGTGATGGCCAAGTATTTTGCCCCCCTGCTTCAGAAGGGAAGTGGGGCTTTTGGCCAACAGTTcccagagaaagagaaacagcATAGTGGCATCATTGTAAACATGACTGCTAGAGTGGGATCTATAGGAGACAATG CTTTTGGAGGATGGTACAGCTATAGGATGTCTAAAGCTGCCTTAAACATGGCCACCAGAAACCTGTCCATTGAGCTGGGTCGTGGGCGCTCTAAAATTGTGTGTGTATCCCTGCATCCTGGAACCGTGAATACAGATTTGTCTCGGCCCTACCATCGAAACGTACCCAAGGACAAACTGTTCAGTACAGAGTACTCAGTCCAGTGCCTTATGAAGATTATAGACACTCTAAATATAGACAAAACAGGTAAAGCCTATGCATGGGACAATACTGAAATACCTTGGTAA